One window of Victivallis lenta genomic DNA carries:
- a CDS encoding YagK/YfjJ domain-containing protein — protein sequence MRNERITYEEQYQGHPIMTDKEKQLGCKEAILQKIDQIMTDMSSRHSKVYFMRYDVRFPKGYGHPNDNELFSQFQETFIKNRKRAGYDPAYIAVRECSREKHQHYHVALMMNGHKTQSIHDHIQTAERLWEKTLNLSPKHDDAGRATSYGLIDDCMRNRQGQPQENGVMLRKDDPNYNSQYDQCFRRCSYLAKVNQKDSSPKHQREVFSSRIPK from the coding sequence ATGAGAAATGAAAGAATCACCTACGAGGAGCAATATCAGGGACATCCTATCATGACCGACAAAGAGAAACAGCTTGGCTGTAAAGAAGCGATATTGCAAAAGATTGATCAGATCATGACCGATATGAGCAGCCGTCACAGCAAAGTCTACTTCATGCGGTATGATGTCCGATTCCCCAAAGGCTACGGGCATCCGAATGACAACGAACTCTTCAGCCAGTTTCAAGAGACCTTCATCAAAAACCGTAAGAGAGCAGGTTACGACCCGGCGTATATCGCAGTCCGGGAGTGTTCCCGAGAGAAACACCAGCATTATCACGTTGCATTGATGATGAACGGACATAAGACCCAAAGCATCCACGATCACATCCAGACGGCAGAACGGTTGTGGGAGAAGACGCTGAACCTGTCACCGAAGCATGATGACGCAGGACGGGCAACCAGCTACGGACTGATTGACGATTGTATGAGGAACCGGCAAGGTCAACCGCAGGAGAACGGCGTCATGCTCCGCAAGGATGACCCGAACTACAACAGCCAATACGATCAGTGTTTCCGACGTTGCAGCTACCTTGCCAAAGTCAACCAGAAAGATTCCTCACCCAAGCACCAGCGGGAAGTATTCTCGTCCCGCATCCCCAAATAA